A genome region from Ctenopharyngodon idella isolate HZGC_01 chromosome 5, HZGC01, whole genome shotgun sequence includes the following:
- the ela3l gene encoding elastase 3 like isoform X3 has translation MTAAHCISSGRNYRVQVGKHDLSVNEDGSTTISAQKIIVHEKWSSLFVALGNDIALIKLSEPVTLSDTVQLGCIPPAGSVLLNNYPCYITGWGRLSTGGPLPERLQQALMPAVDHATCSRSDWWGSTVKESMVCAGGDGIVAGCNGDSGGPLNCKNSDGIWEVHGIASFVSGLGCNTQKKPTVFTRVSSFNDWIDKTMVNN, from the exons ATGACTGCCGCTCACTGCATCAG CTCTGGGCGCAACTACAGGGTGCAAGTTGGTAAGCATGACCTGTCCGTAAATGAGGACGGCTCAACGACCATCAGTGCTCAGAAGATCATTGTACATGAGAAATGGAGCTCCTTGTTTGTGGCTCTTGG AAACGACATTGCCCTGATCAAGTTGTCCGAGCCTGTGACACTGAGTGATACTGTTCAGTTGGGCTGCATTCCTCCTGCTGGCTCCGTCCTCCTAAACAACTACCCCTGCTATATTACAGGCTGGGGAAGACTCTCCA CTGGAGGCCCTCTTCCCGAAAGACTGCAGCAAGCACTGATGCCCGCTGTGGATCACGCTACCTGCTCCAGGTCTGACTGGTGGGGTTCCACCGTCAAGGAATCTATGGTCTGTGCTGGTGGAGACGGCATTGTTGCTGGCTGCAAT GGTGACTCTGGCGGTCCTCTGAACTGTAAGAACTCTGACGGCATCTGGGAGGTGCACGGTATTGCCAGCTTCGTTTCTGGTTTGGGCTGTAACACTCAGAAGAAGCCTACTGTCTTTACCCGTGTGTCCTCTTTCAATGATTGGATCGACAAG ACCATGGTGAACAATTAA
- the ela3l gene encoding elastase 3 like isoform X2 yields MFALILASVLIASAFGCGKPPIEPLISRVVNGEEARAHSWPWQVSLQYQSGSSWYHTCGGSIIAENWVMTAAHCISSGRNYRVQVGKHDLSVNEDGSTTISAQKIIVHEKWSSLFVALGNDIALIKLSEPVTLSDTVQLGCIPPAGSVLLNNYPCYITGWGRLSTGGPLPERLQQALMPAVDHATCSRSDWWGSTVKESMVCAGGDGIVAGCNGDSGGPLNCKNSDGIWEVHGIASFVSGLGCNTQKKPTVFTRVSSFNDWIDKTMVNN; encoded by the exons CCTTTGGGTGTGGAAAACCACCCATTGAGCCTCTCATCTCTCGTGTGGTCAATGGAGAGGAAGCCAGAGCCCACAGCTGGCCCTGGCAG GTCTCTCTGCAGTATCAGAGCGGTAGCTCATGGTATCACACTTGTGGAGGATCTATCATTGCCGAAAACTGGGTGATGACTGCCGCTCACTGCATCAG CTCTGGGCGCAACTACAGGGTGCAAGTTGGTAAGCATGACCTGTCCGTAAATGAGGACGGCTCAACGACCATCAGTGCTCAGAAGATCATTGTACATGAGAAATGGAGCTCCTTGTTTGTGGCTCTTGG AAACGACATTGCCCTGATCAAGTTGTCCGAGCCTGTGACACTGAGTGATACTGTTCAGTTGGGCTGCATTCCTCCTGCTGGCTCCGTCCTCCTAAACAACTACCCCTGCTATATTACAGGCTGGGGAAGACTCTCCA CTGGAGGCCCTCTTCCCGAAAGACTGCAGCAAGCACTGATGCCCGCTGTGGATCACGCTACCTGCTCCAGGTCTGACTGGTGGGGTTCCACCGTCAAGGAATCTATGGTCTGTGCTGGTGGAGACGGCATTGTTGCTGGCTGCAAT GGTGACTCTGGCGGTCCTCTGAACTGTAAGAACTCTGACGGCATCTGGGAGGTGCACGGTATTGCCAGCTTCGTTTCTGGTTTGGGCTGTAACACTCAGAAGAAGCCTACTGTCTTTACCCGTGTGTCCTCTTTCAATGATTGGATCGACAAG ACCATGGTGAACAATTAA
- the ela3l gene encoding elastase 3 like isoform X1: MFALILASVLIASAFGCGKPPIEPLISRVVNGEEARAHSWPWQVSLQYQSGSSWYHTCGGSIIAENWVMTAAHCISSGRNYRVQVGKHDLSVNEDGSTTISAQKIIVHEKWSSLFVALGNDIALIKLSEPVTLSDTVQLGCIPPAGSVLLNNYPCYITGWGRLSTGGPLPERLQQALMPAVDHATCSRSDWWGSTVKESMVCAGGDGIVAGCNGDSGGPLNCKNSDGIWEVHGIASFVSGLGCNTQKKPTVFTRVSSFNDWIDKTMVNN; encoded by the exons ATGTTTGCCCTCATCCTAGCATCAGTGCTCATCGCTAGCG CCTTTGGGTGTGGAAAACCACCCATTGAGCCTCTCATCTCTCGTGTGGTCAATGGAGAGGAAGCCAGAGCCCACAGCTGGCCCTGGCAG GTCTCTCTGCAGTATCAGAGCGGTAGCTCATGGTATCACACTTGTGGAGGATCTATCATTGCCGAAAACTGGGTGATGACTGCCGCTCACTGCATCAG CTCTGGGCGCAACTACAGGGTGCAAGTTGGTAAGCATGACCTGTCCGTAAATGAGGACGGCTCAACGACCATCAGTGCTCAGAAGATCATTGTACATGAGAAATGGAGCTCCTTGTTTGTGGCTCTTGG AAACGACATTGCCCTGATCAAGTTGTCCGAGCCTGTGACACTGAGTGATACTGTTCAGTTGGGCTGCATTCCTCCTGCTGGCTCCGTCCTCCTAAACAACTACCCCTGCTATATTACAGGCTGGGGAAGACTCTCCA CTGGAGGCCCTCTTCCCGAAAGACTGCAGCAAGCACTGATGCCCGCTGTGGATCACGCTACCTGCTCCAGGTCTGACTGGTGGGGTTCCACCGTCAAGGAATCTATGGTCTGTGCTGGTGGAGACGGCATTGTTGCTGGCTGCAAT GGTGACTCTGGCGGTCCTCTGAACTGTAAGAACTCTGACGGCATCTGGGAGGTGCACGGTATTGCCAGCTTCGTTTCTGGTTTGGGCTGTAACACTCAGAAGAAGCCTACTGTCTTTACCCGTGTGTCCTCTTTCAATGATTGGATCGACAAG ACCATGGTGAACAATTAA